From Miscanthus floridulus cultivar M001 chromosome 15, ASM1932011v1, whole genome shotgun sequence, the proteins below share one genomic window:
- the LOC136507881 gene encoding uncharacterized protein translates to MYPLAYGFIASETTDNWTWFMEQLKKAIGDPPLLAVCSDACKGLENAVKNVFPNAEQRECFYHLVKNFQKRFRGFGQIYPAARAYREDIFYDNITKMVSESAEAVKWLQTNHKLLWYRCAFNPEIKCDYITSNIAESFNNWIRDYKDLPVADLADKIREMIMVLWNKRRNIAYRLPEGRILPAIMHQLKANTRGLGHLKIVPCSNWSAEVWDHSSRVERHIVKLHQRTCTCLEWQHTGKPCQHVLAYVTHQRGVDLEQFVHDYYSVNRFRAAYGREIEPMTDKTQWPQVDLPFLVGAPLAKLPVGRRRKLRRKGWMEGGHKKKVSKDGKCTNEGEGEKGCDNDTALTNGKGKKMIRGPMTCKKCGEKGHRQASAKCPLNGTAKKRKRRQPRKNVTKAASAEPSTPRRPTREEILRDSPGRVTRSKLAMLLGEGTSSQTDTTSPVKMPTTTAPKKMTPKRKLHIE, encoded by the exons ATGTATCCACTCGCTTATGGCTTCATAGCTTCTGAAACAACAGACAACTGGACTTGGTTCATGGAGCAATTAAAGAAGGCAATAGGTGATCCTCCACTCCTTGCTGTTTGTTCTGATGCTTGCAAGGGCTTGGAGAATGCAGTGAAGAATGTATTCCCAAATGCAGAGCAAAGAGAATGCTTTTATCATCTTGTCAAAAATTTTCAGAAGAGATTTAGAGGGTTTGGACAGATATATCCTGCGGCAAGGGCTTACAGAGAAGACATATTCTATGACAATATAACAAAAATGGTAAGTGAATCAGCAGAAGCAGTGAAATGGTTACAGACCAATCATAAGCTATTATGGTATAGGTGTGCCTTCAATCCAGAAATTAAGTGTGACTACATAACTAGTAATATTGCTGAGTCAtttaataactggattagagactATAAAGACTTACCTGTTGCTGACCTTGCTGATAAGATTAGAGAAATGATCATGGTACTTTGGAACAAGAGAAGAAATATTGCATACAGGCTACCTGAAGGCAGGATACTTCCAGCTATTATGCATCAGCTAAAGGCAAATACTAGAGGTTTGGGACACTTGAAAATTGTACCATGTTCTAATTGGAGTGCAGAGGTGTGGGACCATAGCAGCAGAGTTGAGAGGCATATTGTCAAGTTACACCAAAGGACCTGTACTTGTCTTGAATGGCAGCACACTGGTAAGCCATGTCAACATGTATTGGCCTATGTAACCCACCAACGGGGAGTTGACCTTGAACAGTTTGTGCATGACTATTACTCGGTGAATAGATTCAGGGCTGCTTATGGTAGAGAGATTGAGCCGATGACAGATAAAACACAATGGCCACAAGTTGACCTACCATTTTTAGTTGGTGCACCTCTTGCTAAATTACCTGTTGGAAGACGAAGGAAACTAAGAAGGAAAGGATGGATGGAAGGTGGCCACAAGAAGAAAGTTTCCAAAGATGGTAAATGTACCAACGAGGGTGAAGGTGAGAAGGGATGTGACAACGATACTGCTCTAACAAATGGAAAGGGAAAGAAGATGATCAGAGGACCTATGACTTGCAAAAAATGTGGAGAAAAAGGTCACAGGCAAGCTAGTGCCAAGTGCCCACTAAATGGGACAGCAAAAAAGAG GAAGCGTAGGCAACCTAGAAAGAATGTTACAAAAGCTGCGTCAGCAGAACCTAGCACCCCACGGAGGCCAACTAGAGAAGAAATCCTACGGGATAGTCCAGGAAGGGTCACCAGAAG CAAGCTTGCGATGTTATTAGGAGAGGGCACATCTTCACAAACCGACACCACTAGTCCCGTGAAGATGCCTACCACGACAGCACCAAAAAAGATGACTCCAAAGAGAAAGCTACACATTGAATGA
- the LOC136508819 gene encoding zinc finger protein 1-like → MAVEAVLDVVVAAADQVATTSSSGGVGTAAEDEDVKAAVQQRAHGEGLAKRKRSRRRRDREQRKEPPSQEEYLAQCLVMLATGRRDVPAPAPAPPPQGQEHACSVCGKAFPTYQALGGHKASHRTKPSPPAPATEVGDHHEEQKPVLPSSSSAGSAGADNNKPAAAAAHECNVCGKAFPTGQALGGHKRRHYDGTIGSAPARASSSSTAATTSRATAAVAFDLNLPALPERCAGLEDDEVLSPLAFKKPRFMIPA, encoded by the coding sequence ATGGCGGTGGAGGCGGTTCTTGACGTGGTGGTGGCTGCAGCGGACCAGGTCGCCACCACGAGCAGCAGCGGCGGGGTCGGGACGGCAGCAGAGGACGAAGATGTAAAGGCGGCGGTGCAGCAGCGGGCGCACGGCGAAGGATTGGCCAAGCGGAAGCGCTCCAGGCGCCGCCGCGACCGCGAGCAGCGCAAGGAGCCCCCCTCCCAGGAGGAGTACCTGGCACAGTGCCTCGTCATGCTGGCCACCGGCCGCCGCGACGTCCCGGCCCCggcccccgcgccgccgccgcaggggcAGGAGCACGCGTGCTCCGTCTGCGGCAAGGCGTTCCCGACGTACCAGGCGCTCGGCGGGCACAAGGCCAGCCACCGCACCAAGCCCTCTCCGCCGGCGCCGGCAACGGAGGTAGGGGATCACCACGAGGAGCAGAAGCCGGTGCTGCCGTCCTCGTCGTCGGCTGGCTCCGCAGGCGCCGACAACAACAaacccgcggcggcggcggcgcacgagTGCAACGTGTGCGGGAAGGCGTTCCCGACGGGGCAGGCGCTGGGCGGCCACAAGCGCCGCCACTACGACGGCACCATCGGCAGCGCGCCCGCGcgcgcgtcctcctcctccaccgcggCCACCACCAGCCGCGCCACGGCGGCGGTCGCCTTCGACCTCAACCTGCCGGCGCTGCCGGAGCGGTGCGCGGGATTGGAGGACGACGAGGTGCTCAGCCCACTCGCCTTCAAGAAGCCCCGGTTCATGATCCCGGCTTGA